One Gadus chalcogrammus isolate NIFS_2021 chromosome 22, NIFS_Gcha_1.0, whole genome shotgun sequence genomic window carries:
- the LOC130375441 gene encoding regulation of nuclear pre-mRNA domain-containing protein 1A-like translates to MDPRPQTDIKLAVQQRRQKETITNRVCTPKRRINAVAPPASDNLVIFRRNVSFSEAALEKKLSELSNSQQSVQTLSLWLIHHRKHSQTIVTVWLNELKKAQVSRKLTFVYLANDVIQNSKRKGPEFTQDFAPIIVDAFKHVSREGEESFKKQLGRVLSIWQERAVYENSLLDQLSQVLYGEKKAKKRSYERSRWTRRTNFASQSSPTEEPPQTAELIRALQELENAASGDSALRKRISSLPAEVQDASLLHRITDKESGDRLSGLVEEACMLLADYSGRLAAEVDDRRQLMRTLTLFLHSQKDGLAQNEQKLEPFVHRKRSAPT, encoded by the exons AAGAGACGCATAAACGCTGTTGCTCCACCAGCCTCCGATAACCTGGTCATTTTTCGTCGAAATGTCAGCTTTTCCGAGGCTGCTCTAGAGAAGAAACTATCGGAGCTTAGCAACTCTCAGCAAAGTGTGCAGACCCTGTCACTGTGGCTCATACACCACAGAAAACACTCCCAAACTATTGTCACCGTCTGGCTCAACGAACTTAAAAAAG CTCAGGTGTCACGCAAGCTGACCTTTGTCTACCTGGCCAACGATGTCATTCAGAACAGCAAGAGGAAAGGACCAGAGTTCACCCAGGACTTTGCACCCATCATCGTGGACGCCTTCAAACATGTGTCCAG ggaaggagaggagagctttAAGAAGCAGCTTGGCCGGGTGCTGTCTATCTGGCAGGAGAGGGCTGTGTATGAGAATAGTCTCCTGGACCAGCTCTCGCAAGTCCTAT ACGGAGAGAAAAAGGCAAAGAAGAGGTCCTATGAAAGATCCAGATGGACGAGGAGGACAAACTTTGCTTCCCAGAGCTCTCCTACAGAAGAGCCCCCACAG ACGGCGGAGTTGATCCGGGCGCTGCAGGAGCTGGAGAACGCCGCCTCTGGAGACTCGGCCCTGCGGAAACGCATCTCGTCGCTGCCTGCCGAGGTGCAGGACGCCTCCCTGCTCCACAGAATCACGG ACAAGGAGTCGGGGGACCGGCTTTctgggctggtggaggaggcctGCATGCTGCTGGCTGACTACAGCGGCCGCCTGGCTGCCGAGGTGGATGACCGGAGGCAGCTGATGCGCACGCTCACGCTCTTCCTGCACAGCCAGAAGGACGGCCTGGCTCAGAACGAGCAGAAACTAGAA CCCTTCGTCCACAGAAAGAGGAGCGCACCAACCTGA
- the LOC130375440 gene encoding uncharacterized protein LOC130375440, with translation MDSDYHRDPMGAGYRDHPIPHAEGRPMHGFAEEMPHREASPYRRPHPESDPLKQFYTEELRRERARANDAAATDRMTYPSPDLQDRHPGGAGARTYAYPPGGAERHRPGGTPQGPRDPPEAPGPHESSYFNDEMRRGTPAPEESYQDGHGHRAQGYPDQDRHGDPEPRRNADQLLERDYLFEMVGALRNKGSDPYQMLPEGGRGMSEIPETFRRFLQGNASSQEARRRKSRFSDATQEEMEGSKRMLMDSDRYITFEEPGPSRQGSRERHEAHGSQRPDPYTQSQSLYQNESYPEREVENAKDGGKVFDLLKNIEIENGEEADFLKSRLCNLLKEFQAKKSEKTLQNRPDSAPISRDYNHRSEAPRAPSPPRPEPGREAFREGMQRRPMETHPRAMETHPRSSQDPRGWKEEEREQEQGGPSDERFQERPLPVHSDANVSSRQRYEEVFGVVGQHRAPDSPQPEGPARPRDRFQDQGDRFQDRGDRFQDRGDRFQDQGDGFQDRGDGFQDRGDGFQDQGGRFQEQGGRFQEQGGRFQEQGGRFQEQGGRFQEQGGRFQEQGGRFQEQGGRFQERGDPCEHPSASPEFLGGRLASPSSHREQGYRRPRSQQHSM, from the exons ATGGACTCTGACTATCACCGGGATCCTATGGGCGCTGGGTACAGAGATCATCCAATCCCACACGCAGAGGGTCGTCCCATGCATGGCTTTGCGGAAGAGATGCCCCACAGAGAAGCGTCTCCGTACAGAAGACCACATCCAGAAAGCGACCCCCTCAAGCAGTTCTACACTGAGGAACTCCGGCGCGAAAGGGCCCGTGCAAACGACGCTGCCGCCACTGACAGGATGACCTATCCCTCACCCGACCTGCAAGACAGGCATCCGGGCGGCGCCGGCGCTCGGACGTACGCCTACCCGCCGGGAGGTGCCGAGCGACACCGTCCAGGCGGAACCCCACAAGGACCCCGTGATCCTCCAGAGGCCCCTGGCCCCCACGAGAGCAGCTACTTCAATGATGAGATGAGACGAGGGACTCCCGCTCCCGAAGAGTCCTACCAAGATGGACATGGCCACAGGGCACAGGGCTACCCGGATCAGGACCGTCACGGCGACCCGGAGCCCAGGAGGAACGCCGACCAGCTGCTGGAGAGAGATTATTTGTTTGAAATGGTCGGAGCCCTGCGTAACAAGGGCTCCGACCCATACCAGATGCTGCCAGAGGGGGGCCGAGGGATGTCTGAGATCCCAGAGACCTTCAGACGCTTTCTTCAAGGGAATGCCAGCAGCCAGGAGGCCAGGAGGAGAAAGAGCCGCTTCTCTGATGCTACTCAAGAGGAGATGGAAGGGTCAAAGCGAAT GTTAATGGACTCTGATAGATATATAACGTTTGAGGAACCTGGTCCATCAAGGCAGGGGAGCAGGGAAAGGCATGAAGCCCATGGATCCCAAAGGCCCGACCCATACACCCAATCACAG agCCTGTATCAAAATGAGAGCTACCCAGAAAGAGAGGTTGAAAATGCAAAAGATGGCGGGAAAGTGTTTGATTTATTG AAAAACATTGAAATTGAAAATGGGGAAGAGGCGGACTTCCTCAAGAGCCGACTTTGTAATCTCCTGAAGGAATTCCAAGCCAAAAAGTCAGAGAAGACTTTG CAGAACCGACCGGACTCCGCGCCCATCTCCAGAGACTACAACCACAGGAGCGAGGCGCCCCGGGCTCCCTCGCCCCCCCGGCCGGAGCCTGGGAGGGAGGCCTTCAGGGAGGGGATGCAGCGGAGGCCCATGGAGACCCACCCGAGGGCGATGGAAACCCACCCACGGTCATCCCAGGATCCCAGGGgttggaaggaggaggagcgggagcaAGAGCAAGGAGGCCCGTCTGACGAGAGGTTCCAGGAACGCCCGCTTCCTGTCCACTCGGACGCTAACGTTTCAAGTAGACAGCGATACGAGG AGGTTTTCGGAGTTGTCGGGCAGCACAGAGCCCCAGACAGCCCTCAGCCAGAGGGGCCGGCCCGTCCCCGGGACCGCTTCCAGGACCAAGGGGACCGCTTCCAGGACCGGGGGGACCGCTTCCAGGACCGGGGGGACCGCTTCCAGGACCAAGGGGATGGCTTCCAGGACCGGGGGGATGGCTTCCAGGACCGGGGGGATGGCTTCCAGGACCAGGGGGGCCGCTTCCAGGAGCAGGGGGGGCGCTTCCAGGAGCAGGGGGGCCGCTTCCAGGAGCAGGGGGGCCGCTTCCAGGAGCAGGGGGGCCGCTTCCAGGAGCAGGGGGGCCGCTTCCAGGAGCAGGGGGGCCGCTTCCAGGAGCAGGGGGGCCGCTTCCAGGAACGCGGAGACCCCTGCGAACACCCATCAGCTTCTCCCGAGTTCTTGGGCGGTCGCTTGGCATCCCCATCTTCCCACCGGGAGCAAGGATACCGGAGGCCCAGGAGCCAGCAGCACTCAA TGTAA